A stretch of DNA from Nitrospira sp. KM1:
TCCGGCGAACGGGTATGGGAAATGCCGCTCTGGGATGAATACTTCGAACAGCTTCGCAGCGATGTCGCGGACATGCGCAATATCGGCGGTCGTGGCGGGGGGATGATTACCGCAGCGTTGTTCTTGAGCAAGTTCGTGGGCAACTGTCCCTGGGCGCACATCGACATTGCCAGCACGGATTGGAGCGAACGGGAACGGGCCTATGTTCCGAAGGGACCGACGGGGATCGGGACTCGGCTGCTCTTGCAATACCTGATCGACAGGAGCCTCTAAGTGGCACGTCTCCAATTCAGCTCTCGCGAGAAAATCGGCCAATTGTTCATGTTCGGCTTCATGGGGACCTCGGTGGCGCCCGATCTCGCCGAATTCATCAAAGAGTATAAGCCGGGAGGGATCATTCTCTTTTCCAGGAACCTGGAATCCGTTGAGCAAATCGTGGAACTGACGAATGACTTGCAGCGGCACAGTCCGAAATCTCCGCTTTTCATTTCCATCGATCAGGAGGGTGGACGAGTGTCCCGGCTGCCGAATGGGTTTACGATTTTCCCGGCATGCGAACTCCTCGGCCGGTGCAACTCGAGCGAGTTGACGTATGCGGCGGCCGCGACGATCGCCAAGGAATTGAAGGTAGTCGGGATCAACATGAATATGGCGCCGGTATTGGATGTCAACAGCAATCCGGACAATCCGATCATCGGAGATCGGGCGTTCGGATCCACACCGGACATCGTCAGCGAGATGGCGGCGGTCATGGCCGCCGGCCTCCAAGACAATCGTGTGGTCGCGTGTGGGAAACACTTCCCCGGCCACGGGGATACGAAGGCGGATTCCCATAAAGAATTACCGGTTGTCGAAGCCGCTCACGAACGGCTGGAGGCCGTCGAACTTCCTCCGTTCCGTCGTGCCGTGGCGGCAGGGATCGCATCGATCATGACCGCCCACGTACTGTACAGAGAGCTGGATCCGCAATTGCCGGCGACCCTGTCCCATACCATCATCACCGGTTTGCTCAGGGAGGAACTTCGCTATGACGGCGTCGTACTGAGCGATGACCTCGAAATGCGAGCGATCGTCGATCACCACGGAATGGGCGACGCATCGGTTCTTGCCTTGCAGGCAGGTTGCGACACGTTATTGATCTGCAAAGAGCGTGAACGAGAAGTTGCGGCCTTTGAAGCGATTGAAAAAGCGGTATCTTCGGGAATCATTTCAACGGAGCGACTGGATCAATCGGTGGCCAGGATTCAGCGCATGAAACAACGATTTCTCATTCCCTACAAACCCGCTGTTCTTTCGGACGCCAAGTTGGTTGCGGGCTGTCGCACGCATCGAGCCTTATTGCATACTATGCTGCAGTTTAAGTCCCGGCTCGATAAGAGGGCGATTGCCAAGGCGGTGTAGCGTTGGGTGTGAGTATACGGAGGACTCATGGGAGTAAAGAAGGGCGATCTCATTGATGAGCGAAAACGGCATCCGCACGCCTGCGGGCTGGTTGTCAAAGTCATGGGCGGTGGCGCCGGGTTCGAGAAAGTCGTGTGTTGCGATCACGAGTTGACGGAAGAGGATCTGGTATCTGAGTTGGGAAGTCGAACGGGGCGCACAAAAGGAACGTTGCTTCCCGCCACCGTGATTGACGAAAAGAAGCTCTATCCGGACTCATGCGGCCTGCGGGTCATGATCATGGACGGTGGCGCCGGGTTCAAGGAGATCCGTTGCTGCGGACATTCATTGACGGCCAGTTCCGTGCGAGAGCTCAACTATGGCCAGCTCAGAGCGTCGGAACCCAAGGAAAATAGCCCCCCGGGCCACGCCTGATCGGCCGATTCGGAGGATCGCGATGCGAGATCGTAAAGAAGTCATGAAGCGTTGGTGCGGGATCATGGAGTGGCTGGACCGGCTCGGCTATTTGACCGCCGGATTCAGCTTGCTGCTCTTGGGAATGCTGATTTTTGCCCATGCCTGGTACGTGTTTGCAATCAAGGCTGGAGAATTCGGTTTGCTTCCTTCCGGCCTCAAGCTATTGAACGACCTCTTGCTCGTCATCATTCTTCTGGAGCTATTTCGGACCGTCATCCGATTTTTGCAAACCGAAGTACTGGACCTTGAGCCCTATCTTGCCGTCGGGATCATTGCTTGCACCAGACGTGTGTTGACGGCAAGCGCGGAGTTGTCACATCTACCGGCCATGAGCGAAACACAGTTCTATCAATATCTGATGGATGTCGGGCTAAACGTCATGGTGATCATGGTCTTGGTTTTGGGAGTGTTTCTGATCCGCAAACGTCCTCCCCAAACGCCCGCCCCTTCTCATTGAAGAGAATCCAATTTGCTTTCTCCCTTTGAACGGACTCTGGGGCGGTGAAGAGAGGTCGAGACTTCCCCCATCGGCTTGCCCTCTTCTCAAGTCTTGTGGCATCATGCCGTTCTTTGGAGACTGCATGGCGGCGTTGATCGAATACGTGGGCTCTGTCCATATTTACCTCGGGCCGTACCGAGGGAATCCGATCGCGTTGTATTTAAAGCGGACGGATACTAAATGCCAGATCAGTCCCAGGGTATATCCCTGGAACGACGTCATCGGGACCGGGGAAACTCCCAATAAGGCCGCAGCTGATTTTGAGGATAAATGGAAGGCAAAGGGATTGTCAGCCGAGATGTATTCTGGCCCTTCGTGGGAAGGGGGAATTAAGCCCGAGAAGCCGGCTCCTCCGAAACCTCCAGCTGCACCCAAGCCAGCTGGCGCCGCTGGCGCACAGCCATCTGCAACTCCGTCCTCTCCTGCTGCCGCTGGAAGTACTCCGACCCAGCCGATGCCTGCGGCTGCAGCGTCTCCCCCTGGACTCAAGCCGGCCGCGCCGCCTGCTGGTGTGCAACCAGGCGTCAATACAGCTTCTTCTTCGAGCTTGGAGAGCGCTCTGACTCAACCAACAACGCCCCCCGCTGCGCCGAATCCGACTCCGCCGGCTTCGCAAGCGACTGCTTCATCGAAGCCACCGGCCGATCCGGCCTAATGGACGTCACTTGGAATTCGTAGTGAGCGGGTGTCCTGCCTGAAGGTTTTCGAGGCGGCTCTTTTTCATTCCATATCCCAAGTACACCGCGATTCCAACAATCGTCCAAATTCCGAACCTCATCCACGTCAACGCCGGCAGCTGCCACATGAGTCCCAGGCAGGCCAGCATTGCGAGGATTGGTACGATTGGCATGAACGGCAGGCGAAAGGGGCGTGGGTGGTCGGGTTTCGTATAACGAAGAACGATGACACCGATGCATACGAGGACGAAGGCGAAAAACGTACCGATATTGGTCATATCGGCGGCTTCACCAATCGGAATCAGGGCGGAGAGAAAAGCCACAGCCAGGCCGGTGAGAATGGTGGCCCGATGCGGTGTGCCAAACCGCGGATGAACTGTGGAGAGGGAGGTGCCCAGGAGCCTATCTCGAGACATGGCGAAGAACACGCGAATCTGACCCAGCATCATCACGACCAAGACGCTGGTAATCCCAGCAACGGCGCCCACGGCGATGACAGCCGCTCCCCATTTAAAACCGGCGACGCGAAGCGCCTCTGCCACGGGCGCATGGATGTCGATCTGGGACACGGGTACCAAACCGGTTAGGACGGCAGCGACGGCAATGTAGAGGATGGTGCAGACGACCAGGGATCCGATGATGCCAAACGGGACGTCTCGCTTGGGGTTTTTCGCTTCTTCGGCTGCCGTGGACACTGCATCGAAGCCAATGTAGGCAAAGAAGACAATTGCAGCGGCGGCCCCGACTCCTCCGAGGCCTTGCGGCATGAAGGGGGTCCAATTGGCTGGGTCCACGGAGGTGCTGCCGATTCCGATAAAAAACGCGATGACTGCCAGCTTGATGACGACCACGATGCCTGTCACTCTGGCACTTTCTTTCACACCCACGACCAGAATGATCGTAACGAGCAGCACGATCACAGCTGCTGGAATGTTCGCGATCCCGCCCTCTGATCCGCCCGGCGGATGAGTGGCCCAGTAGGGCAATTCCAAGCCTGCGAGTTTGAGTAGATTATTGAAATACCCCGACCACCCGATCGCTACTGCCACACAAGCCACACCGTACTCGAGGATCAGATTCCATCCGGTCAGCCAGGCGAGCAATTCACCAAGCGTCGCATAGGAAAAGGTGTAGGCACTTCCTGCCACGGGAATCACGGCGGACATTTCGGCGTAACACAGCGCTGCCAGCGCGCAGGTCAGACCCGATAAAATGAAAGATAGAATAATGCCGGGGCCAGCCCCTGGGCGATGGGCATCCCCCACAATGGCCGTTCCGATCAGAACGAAAATACCGGTTCCGATGATCGCTCCTATGCCAAGACAGGTCAGGTCCCAGGCAGTCAGAGTTTTCTTGAGACGTTGGGCGGGCTGTTCCGCGTCTGCGAGGATCTGCTCGATCGATTTGGTACGGAACCATCGACCGACCAGCGAACGTCCGCTTGTTCCTTGCTGGGAAGCCGCAGCTGATCGCACGAGCACGTCAGGTTCCATACTCAATCAAGTATAGCAGCACGTCCGGATAGAGCAGTGCTGGATTGACTGGTGGTGTGGAAGTCAGGCCGCACGGTGTACACGCGCCGCGCGCAAAAAGGCTTCAAACAGACGCCGATGCGCAGGATATCGCTCGAACAGGAATTCGGGATGCCATTGAATGCCCAGGAAGAATGATCGTCCAGCCGATTCGATCGCCTCCACAATGCCATCGGGAGCCACTGCACTGGGCACCAGGGAGGGGGCGACGGTCTTGACGGACTGATGGTGGGAGCTGTTCACTCGCATCGTGACGGCTTTTACAATCCTGCCCAACAAGCTGTCATGGACAATTGCCACGTCATGGCTCAGATGGGTGGCCCGTGTCGCTTGGCGATGTTGTAACGGTGCTGCGATCTGCGAAGGGATGTCTTGGAAGAGGGTCCCTCCGAACGCGACGTTCATAGCTTGCATGCCTCCACAAATGGCGAGAACCGGCTTGTCCGAGGATCTTGCCAGGCGAAGAATGTCGAGTTCGAAATCGGTTCTTCGTTCGCTGACGATGCTGAACTTGTACCGTTGACGTTCACCGTACAGCGCCGGCTTGAGGTCCGGACCGCTTCCCGTGAGAAGCAGGCCGTCGATACCGTCGAGCAACCGTTTGCGCGAGCTGCGGTCGGCGACCAACGGGAGCACGACTGGAATGCCGCCAAGCTCTTCCACGGCCCGAACGTATCGGGCGCGGAGAAAATAGGTCGCTTCGCGGCCTCCCCAGTCCTTCCGATCACCGGCGTTAAAGTCTGGGGTCACGCCGATGAGCGGTTTCATCACTTAGCGGATAGGTTCCATTTCCGGCGTGGAAGGCGATGGAGCAGGTTCGTTATTATCGGCCACCCCCAGGAAACGGATGGGCCGGTCACCGCGGAGGTGCTCGGGAGTGATGATATACGTTCCATACATGCTAGTTGTCCAGATGCTCTTGGCTGCCTGTTCGTTCCCGCCTGAGAATGCGTAGGCGAGACCACCGACGATGCCTCCTCCGATTGCGAATACCGCCTTCAACGGAAGATAGATCAGGGTCGAAAGGCCGGCTGCGGCTCCCATCGCAGCTCCGGAAGTCGTGCCACCCTCGGATGGGTTTGTCGGCGCGGACTCCTGACTCCAAGCCTCAGGAGCCAGCAACATGGTGCAAAGCGTCAAAAGAACAGCCATGGCAATAAATCGGACGTAGGAGGTATCACCGGCAGATATGTATAATGACGAATAGCTCTTCACAGAGAGTCCTCCTTCTTCCAACGAAGCCAGGAGAGCACGGCCACGTTTCGAGCGCTCTCCCACAAATTAATATATACGTGGGTTATAGCAAATCCAGGTTTGATTGCAAACCCCCTGCCGAGAACATGATCCGTCATGAAGGACTTGTGTCTCCCGATAAAATATCCAGTTCAGATGCTACATATGATGTGATGAACGCGCTCTTATCAGGGAGCGTCTCCTCCAGCTCCTGGGAATATGTGTCGGCGATGAGACATTGGTTTTCCTGTGCGATGCCTGATTGCAACAACAGGTCAAGTTTGGTCCGGCAAACGGCTTGAATAAATAGTTCATGCGCTCTGCCGGCCAATTCCGTTCCGTCCGCTGGGATTGATCCGAACAGAACCTCTGCCAGCCATCGTCTGAAGCTGATTGAATCAACGGCACGATCGATCTGTCTTTGAGTGATTTCAATGGAAACTTGGATGCCGCCCTTCCAACTGCGTTTCTTGACGTTGTACACGCAAGCGTACGTCGACGGCTTTGTCGCCACTGGTTCAGGTCCGAAGAAGAGCGTTATTCGATATTGCGACGGTTCAGCCGGTGCATTCGATTGCATGGCAGCTATTCTAGCACGCCCATGCGGTGGTTGCCGCGTTCATTGACGGCCCCATCGACGCGACGATAAGATGCGGATTCCTATGTCGGCTGCGCATCAAGAACGAGTCGCCGCCATTCAGCGCGCGCTCCGCGAATCCTGCACGTCAGACGGATGGTTGTTCTATGATTTTCGCGGGAGCGATCCACTCGGATATCGGGTGCTTCTGCTCGATCCCGCCATACATGTGACCCGGCGCTGGTATTATTGGATCCCCGCAGAAGGTGCTCCGACGAAACTCCTTCACCGCATTGAGCCGCACGTGCTGGATGCTCTCCCCGGCGATGCCATCACGTATCTATCGTGGGACGAACAGCGCCGGTCTCTCGCCCGGATCTTGTCTGGTCACCGGATCATTTCCATGCAGTACTCGCCGTTCAATGCCGTCCCCTACGTATCACGGGTGGACGCCGGTACTGTGGAGTTGGTCAGAAGTTGTGGGGTCGAGGTGAGAACTTCGGCTGATTTGATTCAGACGTTCGAGGCCTGCTGGACCGACCAGCAGCTGGAATCCCATCAGTTTGCCGCCGCCGCCTTACGGCGTATCGTTGATGAGGCCTTCGACCATATCCGCGCCGGCGTCATCAACGGACGCAATCTGACTGAATACGGGCTTCAACAATTTATCCTCGCTCGGATCCATGCCGCCGGGATGGTGACGTCCAGCGCGCCAATTGCCGCCGTCAACGCCCATAGCGCCGATCCCCACTACGGTCCTTCGGAGGTTGGTTCCAGCGGCATCAAGCGAGATGATTTCGTCTTGATCGACCTATGGGCGAAGCAAGCTCACGCGTCATCGGTGTATGCGGACATTACGTGGACTGCCTATGCAGGTCAGCACGTTCCCCGGAAACATCAGGAGATCTTTGCAATTGTCAGGCAAGGCCGCGATGCCGCACTGACATTCGTCCAAGAAGCAGTAAAGAACGGGCGCTATCCGCTCGGATGTGAAGTGGATGACGTGTGTCGCGGGGTCATTCGGACGGCCGGGTATGGCGATCAATTTCTGCATCGGACCGGGCATTCTATCGGTGAGGAAGTGCATGGGAACGGAGCCAACATAGACGGTCTGGAAACCCAGGACGATCGCCGACTCATGGCCCGCACATGTTTTTCAATTGAACCTGGAGTCTATTTGAGGGGAGAGTTCGGCGTCAGAAGCGAGTTGGATGTCTACGTCGGCGAACGCGAAGCGCGCGTGTACGGACTGCCCCTTCAGACGGAATTGTCGCCTCTTCTCTGAATGCCTTCCGATCCAAAGCCCATTCCTTGACAGTGGCTTCCACAGGCCTTTACAGTACTCATATATGAAAAACCAATAGTATTCGGGTCGGATTTCCATAGTCAGAGAGGGTTGCGGCATGTTCGGTACAATGGGCATTTCTGAACTGATCATCATTCTTGCGATTGTCTTGATCATATTCGGAGCGGGAAAGCTGCCTCAAATCGGCGAAGGAGTTGGGAAGGCGCTTAAGGGTTTTAAGAAAGAGGTCCATGACATCCCACCTGCCGAAGTCTCGCAATCCGAGCAGAGTCAGCCGGGACCACCCCACACGCAGTCTGTCGCTGCGGCACAACCTCCTGCTCCGAACCATTCCGCCGCATCGGCGCCGAA
This window harbors:
- a CDS encoding gamma-glutamyl-gamma-aminobutyrate hydrolase family protein, with product MKPLIGVTPDFNAGDRKDWGGREATYFLRARYVRAVEELGGIPVVLPLVADRSSRKRLLDGIDGLLLTGSGPDLKPALYGERQRYKFSIVSERRTDFELDILRLARSSDKPVLAICGGMQAMNVAFGGTLFQDIPSQIAAPLQHRQATRATHLSHDVAIVHDSLLGRIVKAVTMRVNSSHHQSVKTVAPSLVPSAVAPDGIVEAIESAGRSFFLGIQWHPEFLFERYPAHRRLFEAFLRAARVHRAA
- a CDS encoding amino acid permease, translating into MRSAAASQQGTSGRSLVGRWFRTKSIEQILADAEQPAQRLKKTLTAWDLTCLGIGAIIGTGIFVLIGTAIVGDAHRPGAGPGIILSFILSGLTCALAALCYAEMSAVIPVAGSAYTFSYATLGELLAWLTGWNLILEYGVACVAVAIGWSGYFNNLLKLAGLELPYWATHPPGGSEGGIANIPAAVIVLLVTIILVVGVKESARVTGIVVVIKLAVIAFFIGIGSTSVDPANWTPFMPQGLGGVGAAAAIVFFAYIGFDAVSTAAEEAKNPKRDVPFGIIGSLVVCTILYIAVAAVLTGLVPVSQIDIHAPVAEALRVAGFKWGAAVIAVGAVAGITSVLVVMMLGQIRVFFAMSRDRLLGTSLSTVHPRFGTPHRATILTGLAVAFLSALIPIGEAADMTNIGTFFAFVLVCIGVIVLRYTKPDHPRPFRLPFMPIVPILAMLACLGLMWQLPALTWMRFGIWTIVGIAVYLGYGMKKSRLENLQAGHPLTTNSK
- the nagZ gene encoding beta-N-acetylhexosaminidase; protein product: MARLQFSSREKIGQLFMFGFMGTSVAPDLAEFIKEYKPGGIILFSRNLESVEQIVELTNDLQRHSPKSPLFISIDQEGGRVSRLPNGFTIFPACELLGRCNSSELTYAAAATIAKELKVVGINMNMAPVLDVNSNPDNPIIGDRAFGSTPDIVSEMAAVMAAGLQDNRVVACGKHFPGHGDTKADSHKELPVVEAAHERLEAVELPPFRRAVAAGIASIMTAHVLYRELDPQLPATLSHTIITGLLREELRYDGVVLSDDLEMRAIVDHHGMGDASVLALQAGCDTLLICKEREREVAAFEAIEKAVSSGIISTERLDQSVARIQRMKQRFLIPYKPAVLSDAKLVAGCRTHRALLHTMLQFKSRLDKRAIAKAV
- a CDS encoding Xaa-Pro peptidase family protein is translated as MSAAHQERVAAIQRALRESCTSDGWLFYDFRGSDPLGYRVLLLDPAIHVTRRWYYWIPAEGAPTKLLHRIEPHVLDALPGDAITYLSWDEQRRSLARILSGHRIISMQYSPFNAVPYVSRVDAGTVELVRSCGVEVRTSADLIQTFEACWTDQQLESHQFAAAALRRIVDEAFDHIRAGVINGRNLTEYGLQQFILARIHAAGMVTSSAPIAAVNAHSADPHYGPSEVGSSGIKRDDFVLIDLWAKQAHASSVYADITWTAYAGQHVPRKHQEIFAIVRQGRDAALTFVQEAVKNGRYPLGCEVDDVCRGVIRTAGYGDQFLHRTGHSIGEEVHGNGANIDGLETQDDRRLMARTCFSIEPGVYLRGEFGVRSELDVYVGEREARVYGLPLQTELSPLL
- a CDS encoding phosphate-starvation-inducible PsiE family protein, with protein sequence MRDRKEVMKRWCGIMEWLDRLGYLTAGFSLLLLGMLIFAHAWYVFAIKAGEFGLLPSGLKLLNDLLLVIILLELFRTVIRFLQTEVLDLEPYLAVGIIACTRRVLTASAELSHLPAMSETQFYQYLMDVGLNVMVIMVLVLGVFLIRKRPPQTPAPSH